One region of Amphiprion ocellaris isolate individual 3 ecotype Okinawa chromosome 9, ASM2253959v1, whole genome shotgun sequence genomic DNA includes:
- the cpvl gene encoding probable serine carboxypeptidase CPVL, with amino-acid sequence MRLLQETLVLLLLWACLDSALSRSCSTFFCRKSHSVSGPDGVDPGSPLFLTPYLEKGAIDEARKLSLVGKLPGANVKSYSGYLTVNKKYNSNLFFWFFPALMADQEKAPVLLWLQGGPGGTSMFGLFVEHGPYVVFKNLTVGLRDYAWTTRYSVLYIDNPVGTGFSFTDDDRGFAQNQDDVGRDLYSALTQFFQLFPEYQSNEFYATGESYAGKYVPAISYYIHKNNPTAKVKINFKGMAIGDGLCDPEVMMGGYGEFLYQIGLIDELQRQYVDKQTGLGVQLIQQQKWVEAFQVFDSLLNGDLVPYPSFFQNATGCTNYYNYLMCQEPEDQEYFSQFVTLSAVRRSIHVGNLTFHDGSEVEKHLMQDVMKSIKPWLGVLMDNYRVLMYSGQLDVIVAAPLTERFLPTVNWTGAAEYKTAPRFHWKVQPEDTEVAGYVRQVGEFYQVIIRGGGHILPYDQPARSFDMIDRFLSTQGWV; translated from the exons ATGAG GTTGTTGCAGGAAACTCTGGTCCTCCTGTTACTGTGGGCCTGTCTGGACTCTGCACTCTCCAGGAGCTGCTCCACGTTCTTCTGCCGGAAATCTCACTCCGTCAGCGGCCCCGATGGAGTGGACCCGGGCTCCCCTCTGTTCCTCACCCCCTACCTGGAGAAAGGAGCCATAGATGAAG CCAGGAAGCTGAGTCTGGTGGGAAAACTGCCTGGAGCTAATGTCAAGAGTTACTCCGGATACCTCACAGtgaacaaaaaatacaacagcaaCCTCTTCTTCTGGTTCTTCCCTGCACTCATG GCAGACCAAGAGAAAGCTCCAGTCCTGCTATGGCTGCAAGGCGGCCCTGGTGGAACCTCCATGTTCGGTCTGTTTGTGGAACATGGGCCGTATGTGGTGTTCAAGAACCTGACTG TCGGGTTGAGGGATTATGCCTGGACAACCAGATATTCAGTTTTATACATCGACAATCCA gtTGGAACAGGTTTCAGCTTCACAGATGATGACAGAGGTTTTGCTCAGAACCAGGATGATGTTGGCAGAGATCTGTACAG TGCTTTGACACAGTTCTTCCAGCTCTTTCCTGAATATCAGTCCAATGAATTCTATGCAACTGGAGAG TCATATGCAGGGAAGTATGTTCCTGCCATTTCTTACTACATCCATAAAAACAACCCCACTGCCAAGGTGAAAATCAACTTTAAGGGGATGGCTATTGGTGACGGACTCTGTGATCCAGAAGTG ATGATGGGCGGTTATGGAGAGTTCCTGTATCAAATAGGACTCATAGATGAACTCCAGAGGCAGTATGTTGACAAGCAGACGGGTTTAGGCGTTCAGCTCATCCAACAGCAGAAGTGGGTGGAGGCTTTTCAG GTTTTTGATAGTTTGCTGAATGGCGACTTGGTGCCATATCCCTCCTTCTTCCAAAACGCTACAGGCTGCACCAACTACTACAACTACTTGATGTGTCAG GagcctgaagaccaggagtacTTCAGCCAGTTTGTGACCCTGTCAGCGGTGCGTCGATCCATCCATGTGGGCAACCTGACGTTCCACGATGGATCGGAGGTGGAGAAGCACCTCATGCAGGATGTGATGAAGAGCATCAAGCCATGGCTGGGAGTGCTGATGGACAACTACAGG GTCTTAATGTACAGCGGTCAGCTGGATGTAATCGTAGCTGCTCCTCTGACTGAGAGGTTCCTGCCTACTGTTAACTGGACCGGTGCTGCAGAGTACAAAACAGCACCTCGGTTCCACTGGAAGGTTCAGCCTGAAGACACAGAGGTGGCCGGTTATGTCAGACAAGTTGGAGAGTTTTACCAG GTGATTATTCGAGGAGGAGGACACATTCTGCCTTACGACCAACCAGCCAGGTCCTTCGATATGATCGACAGATTCTTGTCTACGCAGGGCTGGGTATGA